Proteins encoded by one window of Arabidopsis thaliana chromosome 2, partial sequence:
- a CDS encoding stomatal closure actin-binding-like protein produces the protein MMMSQASCFWEERLKNQKTKEEKRVVSEAVVEPISADVSFASNHFPTYKLGPDDQIVDEPDEDDKVPSVKDVVGKETGDLSDQHKKLSVRDLACKFDKNLAAASKLVDEAKLNDVTSLEGHVMLKKLRDALETMRGRMDGRNREAVEKAISMVEALAVKLTQNEGELIHDKFEVKKLASFLKKASDDAKKLVNQEKSFACAEIESARALVMKLGGAFEEQELCSKASRDQGPNVEKLVEEVQEARRIRRLHKPTMVIGMQHELRDLKSQIQEKSAYSVKLQREIAIIKKAEGSKSCPYVLDGAQSLGSCLRIRASSDSGIDISKCSIHWYRAASESSRREAISGANRSVYAPEPFDVGRVIQADIVSNGQKFTVTTDGPINTAAGLQSRVESLLRKSNSEFTVVISQMNGQDHASRSHVFTVGKARIKLSRGWITKAREIYSTSMQLCGVRGNANVPAKALFWQLRKGLTFLLTFESEQERNAAIVLARTYAYDCNVTLVGPDD, from the exons CTAAAGAATCAGAAGACTAAAG aagaaaagagagtggTGTCTGAAGCTGTGGTTGAACCAATTTCAGCAGATGTGAGCTTTGCTTCTAATCATTTTCCAACGTACAAGTTAGGACCTGATGATCAGATTGTTGATGAAcctgatgaagatgataaagTTCCATCTGTCAAAGATGTCGTCGGTAAGGAGACCGGAGATTTGTCAGATCAGCACAAGAAGCTTTCTGTTCGTGATCTCGCTTGCAAATTTGACAAGAATTTAGCTGCAGCTTCTAAGTTAGTTGATGAG GCAAAGTTAAACGATGTGACTTCTTTGGAAGGACATGTTATGCTAAAGAAACTTAGGGATGCTTTAGAAACCATGAGAGGTCGTATGGatggaagaaacagagaagcagTGGAAAAAGCTATCTCCATG GTTGAGGCACTAGCCGTTAAGTTAACTCAAAATGAAGGTGAACTAATTCATGATAAGTTTGAAGTGAAGAAACTGGCAAGCTTCCTCAAGAAG GCTTCAGACGACGCGAAGAAGTTAGTAAACCAAGAAAAGTCGTTTGCTTGTGCTGAAATAGAGAGTGCACGGGCTCTTGTGATGAAACTTGGAGGTGCATTTGAAGAACAGGAGCTTTGTTCTAAAGCTTCTAGAGATCAGGGACCG AATGTGGAGAAATTGGTTGAGGAGGTTCAGGAGGCTAGACGAATTAGACGGTTGCATAAACCAACCATG GTGATCGGTATGCAACATGAGCTTCGTGATTTAAAGAGTCAAATCCAAGAGAAGTCTGCATATTCCGTTAAACTTCAAAGAGAG ATAGCAATAATTAAGAAAGCTGAGGGGTCCAAGTCATGTCCGTATGTTCTGGATGGTGCACAAAGTCTTGGCTCGTGCCTAAGAATCCGTGCCTCCTCAGACAGTGGTATAGATATTTCCAAATGCTCAATCCATTGGTACCGTGCAGCATCTGAGTCTAGTCGAAGAGAAGCTATATCTG GTGCCAACCGGTCAGTATATGCTCCAGAACCATTTGATGTCGGGCGAGTGATACAAGCAGACATTGTTTCAAATGGCCAGAAGTTCACCGTTACAACCGATGGTCCAATTAATACTG CTGCTGGCTTGCAGTCACGCGTTGAATCACTCCTGCGCAAATCTAACAGTGAATTCACC GTGGTTATATCACAGATGAATGGACAAGACCATGCATCACGATCCCATGTATTTACTGTTGGAAAGGCGAGGATAAAGCTGTCCCGAGGATGGATCACAAAGGCTAGAGAAATATATTCAACCTCCATGCAG CTCTGTGGAGTGAGAGGCAATGCTAACGTTCCTGCAAAGGCATTGTTCTGGCAACTTAGAAAGGGTCTAACTTTCTTACTAACTTTCGAGTCAGAGCAAGAACGTAATGCAGCCATAGTACTCGCACGAACATATGCATATGATTGTAAT GTCACTCTAGTTGGTCCAGATGATTGA
- a CDS encoding stomatal closure actin-binding-like protein, translated as MTKVCPKTEEKRVVSEAVVEPISADVSFASNHFPTYKLGPDDQIVDEPDEDDKVPSVKDVVGKETGDLSDQHKKLSVRDLACKFDKNLAAASKLVDEAKLNDVTSLEGHVMLKKLRDALETMRGRMDGRNREAVEKAISMVEALAVKLTQNEGELIHDKFEVKKLASFLKKASDDAKKLVNQEKSFACAEIESARALVMKLGGAFEEQELCSKASRDQGPNVEKLVEEVQEARRIRRLHKPTMVIGMQHELRDLKSQIQEKSAYSVKLQREIAIIKKAEGSKSCPYVLDGAQSLGSCLRIRASSDSGIDISKCSIHWYRAASESSRREAISGANRSVYAPEPFDVGRVIQADIVSNGQKFTVTTDGPINTAAGLQSRVESLLRKSNSEFTVVISQMNGQDHASRSHVFTVGKARIKLSRGWITKAREIYSTSMQLCGVRGNANVPAKALFWQLRKGLTFLLTFESEQERNAAIVLARTYAYDCNVTLVGPDD; from the exons ATGACTAAAGTATGTCctaaaacagaagaaaagagagtggTGTCTGAAGCTGTGGTTGAACCAATTTCAGCAGATGTGAGCTTTGCTTCTAATCATTTTCCAACGTACAAGTTAGGACCTGATGATCAGATTGTTGATGAAcctgatgaagatgataaagTTCCATCTGTCAAAGATGTCGTCGGTAAGGAGACCGGAGATTTGTCAGATCAGCACAAGAAGCTTTCTGTTCGTGATCTCGCTTGCAAATTTGACAAGAATTTAGCTGCAGCTTCTAAGTTAGTTGATGAG GCAAAGTTAAACGATGTGACTTCTTTGGAAGGACATGTTATGCTAAAGAAACTTAGGGATGCTTTAGAAACCATGAGAGGTCGTATGGatggaagaaacagagaagcagTGGAAAAAGCTATCTCCATG GTTGAGGCACTAGCCGTTAAGTTAACTCAAAATGAAGGTGAACTAATTCATGATAAGTTTGAAGTGAAGAAACTGGCAAGCTTCCTCAAGAAG GCTTCAGACGACGCGAAGAAGTTAGTAAACCAAGAAAAGTCGTTTGCTTGTGCTGAAATAGAGAGTGCACGGGCTCTTGTGATGAAACTTGGAGGTGCATTTGAAGAACAGGAGCTTTGTTCTAAAGCTTCTAGAGATCAGGGACCG AATGTGGAGAAATTGGTTGAGGAGGTTCAGGAGGCTAGACGAATTAGACGGTTGCATAAACCAACCATG GTGATCGGTATGCAACATGAGCTTCGTGATTTAAAGAGTCAAATCCAAGAGAAGTCTGCATATTCCGTTAAACTTCAAAGAGAG ATAGCAATAATTAAGAAAGCTGAGGGGTCCAAGTCATGTCCGTATGTTCTGGATGGTGCACAAAGTCTTGGCTCGTGCCTAAGAATCCGTGCCTCCTCAGACAGTGGTATAGATATTTCCAAATGCTCAATCCATTGGTACCGTGCAGCATCTGAGTCTAGTCGAAGAGAAGCTATATCTG GTGCCAACCGGTCAGTATATGCTCCAGAACCATTTGATGTCGGGCGAGTGATACAAGCAGACATTGTTTCAAATGGCCAGAAGTTCACCGTTACAACCGATGGTCCAATTAATACTG CTGCTGGCTTGCAGTCACGCGTTGAATCACTCCTGCGCAAATCTAACAGTGAATTCACC GTGGTTATATCACAGATGAATGGACAAGACCATGCATCACGATCCCATGTATTTACTGTTGGAAAGGCGAGGATAAAGCTGTCCCGAGGATGGATCACAAAGGCTAGAGAAATATATTCAACCTCCATGCAG CTCTGTGGAGTGAGAGGCAATGCTAACGTTCCTGCAAAGGCATTGTTCTGGCAACTTAGAAAGGGTCTAACTTTCTTACTAACTTTCGAGTCAGAGCAAGAACGTAATGCAGCCATAGTACTCGCACGAACATATGCATATGATTGTAAT GTCACTCTAGTTGGTCCAGATGATTGA
- a CDS encoding stomatal closure actin-binding-like protein has product MMMSQASCFWEERLKNQKTKDKILTMTKVCPKTEEKRVVSEAVVEPISADVSFASNHFPTYKLGPDDQIVDEPDEDDKVPSVKDVVGKETGDLSDQHKKLSVRDLACKFDKNLAAASKLVDEAKLNDVTSLEGHVMLKKLRDALETMRGRMDGRNREAVEKAISMVEALAVKLTQNEGELIHDKFEVKKLASFLKKASDDAKKLVNQEKSFACAEIESARALVMKLGGAFEEQELCSKASRDQGPNVEKLVEEVQEARRIRRLHKPTMVIGMQHELRDLKSQIQEKSAYSVKLQREIAIIKKAEGSKSCPYVLDGAQSLGSCLRIRASSDSGIDISKCSIHWYRAASESSRREAISGANRSVYAPEPFDVGRVIQADIVSNGQKFTVTTDGPINTAAGLQSRVESLLRKSNSEFTVVISQMNGQDHASRSHVFTVGKARIKLSRGWITKAREIYSTSMQLCGVRGNANVPAKALFWQLRKGLTFLLTFESEQERNAAIVLARTYAYDCNVTLVGPDD; this is encoded by the exons CTAAAGAATCAGAAGACTAAAG ACAAGATCCTGACAATGACTAAAGTATGTCctaaaacagaagaaaagagagtggTGTCTGAAGCTGTGGTTGAACCAATTTCAGCAGATGTGAGCTTTGCTTCTAATCATTTTCCAACGTACAAGTTAGGACCTGATGATCAGATTGTTGATGAAcctgatgaagatgataaagTTCCATCTGTCAAAGATGTCGTCGGTAAGGAGACCGGAGATTTGTCAGATCAGCACAAGAAGCTTTCTGTTCGTGATCTCGCTTGCAAATTTGACAAGAATTTAGCTGCAGCTTCTAAGTTAGTTGATGAG GCAAAGTTAAACGATGTGACTTCTTTGGAAGGACATGTTATGCTAAAGAAACTTAGGGATGCTTTAGAAACCATGAGAGGTCGTATGGatggaagaaacagagaagcagTGGAAAAAGCTATCTCCATG GTTGAGGCACTAGCCGTTAAGTTAACTCAAAATGAAGGTGAACTAATTCATGATAAGTTTGAAGTGAAGAAACTGGCAAGCTTCCTCAAGAAG GCTTCAGACGACGCGAAGAAGTTAGTAAACCAAGAAAAGTCGTTTGCTTGTGCTGAAATAGAGAGTGCACGGGCTCTTGTGATGAAACTTGGAGGTGCATTTGAAGAACAGGAGCTTTGTTCTAAAGCTTCTAGAGATCAGGGACCG AATGTGGAGAAATTGGTTGAGGAGGTTCAGGAGGCTAGACGAATTAGACGGTTGCATAAACCAACCATG GTGATCGGTATGCAACATGAGCTTCGTGATTTAAAGAGTCAAATCCAAGAGAAGTCTGCATATTCCGTTAAACTTCAAAGAGAG ATAGCAATAATTAAGAAAGCTGAGGGGTCCAAGTCATGTCCGTATGTTCTGGATGGTGCACAAAGTCTTGGCTCGTGCCTAAGAATCCGTGCCTCCTCAGACAGTGGTATAGATATTTCCAAATGCTCAATCCATTGGTACCGTGCAGCATCTGAGTCTAGTCGAAGAGAAGCTATATCTG GTGCCAACCGGTCAGTATATGCTCCAGAACCATTTGATGTCGGGCGAGTGATACAAGCAGACATTGTTTCAAATGGCCAGAAGTTCACCGTTACAACCGATGGTCCAATTAATACTG CTGCTGGCTTGCAGTCACGCGTTGAATCACTCCTGCGCAAATCTAACAGTGAATTCACC GTGGTTATATCACAGATGAATGGACAAGACCATGCATCACGATCCCATGTATTTACTGTTGGAAAGGCGAGGATAAAGCTGTCCCGAGGATGGATCACAAAGGCTAGAGAAATATATTCAACCTCCATGCAG CTCTGTGGAGTGAGAGGCAATGCTAACGTTCCTGCAAAGGCATTGTTCTGGCAACTTAGAAAGGGTCTAACTTTCTTACTAACTTTCGAGTCAGAGCAAGAACGTAATGCAGCCATAGTACTCGCACGAACATATGCATATGATTGTAAT GTCACTCTAGTTGGTCCAGATGATTGA
- a CDS encoding stomatal closure actin-binding-like protein: MLKKLRDALETMRGRMDGRNREAVEKAISMVEALAVKLTQNEGELIHDKFEVKKLASFLKKASDDAKKLVNQEKSFACAEIESARALVMKLGGAFEEQELCSKASRDQGPNVEKLVEEVQEARRIRRLHKPTMVIGMQHELRDLKSQIQEKSAYSVKLQREIAIIKKAEGSKSCPYVLDGAQSLGSCLRIRASSDSGIDISKCSIHWYRAASESSRREAISGANRSVYAPEPFDVGRVIQADIVSNGQKFTVTTDGPINTAAGLQSRVESLLRKSNSEFTVVISQMNGQDHASRSHVFTVGKARIKLSRGWITKAREIYSTSMQLCGVRGNANVPAKALFWQLRKGLTFLLTFESEQERNAAIVLARTYAYDCNVTLVGPDD, encoded by the exons ATGCTAAAGAAACTTAGGGATGCTTTAGAAACCATGAGAGGTCGTATGGatggaagaaacagagaagcagTGGAAAAAGCTATCTCCATG GTTGAGGCACTAGCCGTTAAGTTAACTCAAAATGAAGGTGAACTAATTCATGATAAGTTTGAAGTGAAGAAACTGGCAAGCTTCCTCAAGAAG GCTTCAGACGACGCGAAGAAGTTAGTAAACCAAGAAAAGTCGTTTGCTTGTGCTGAAATAGAGAGTGCACGGGCTCTTGTGATGAAACTTGGAGGTGCATTTGAAGAACAGGAGCTTTGTTCTAAAGCTTCTAGAGATCAGGGACCG AATGTGGAGAAATTGGTTGAGGAGGTTCAGGAGGCTAGACGAATTAGACGGTTGCATAAACCAACCATG GTGATCGGTATGCAACATGAGCTTCGTGATTTAAAGAGTCAAATCCAAGAGAAGTCTGCATATTCCGTTAAACTTCAAAGAGAG ATAGCAATAATTAAGAAAGCTGAGGGGTCCAAGTCATGTCCGTATGTTCTGGATGGTGCACAAAGTCTTGGCTCGTGCCTAAGAATCCGTGCCTCCTCAGACAGTGGTATAGATATTTCCAAATGCTCAATCCATTGGTACCGTGCAGCATCTGAGTCTAGTCGAAGAGAAGCTATATCTG GTGCCAACCGGTCAGTATATGCTCCAGAACCATTTGATGTCGGGCGAGTGATACAAGCAGACATTGTTTCAAATGGCCAGAAGTTCACCGTTACAACCGATGGTCCAATTAATACTG CTGCTGGCTTGCAGTCACGCGTTGAATCACTCCTGCGCAAATCTAACAGTGAATTCACC GTGGTTATATCACAGATGAATGGACAAGACCATGCATCACGATCCCATGTATTTACTGTTGGAAAGGCGAGGATAAAGCTGTCCCGAGGATGGATCACAAAGGCTAGAGAAATATATTCAACCTCCATGCAG CTCTGTGGAGTGAGAGGCAATGCTAACGTTCCTGCAAAGGCATTGTTCTGGCAACTTAGAAAGGGTCTAACTTTCTTACTAACTTTCGAGTCAGAGCAAGAACGTAATGCAGCCATAGTACTCGCACGAACATATGCATATGATTGTAAT GTCACTCTAGTTGGTCCAGATGATTGA